CTATCTTTAAACTGGATAGGGATAGTACCAAATGTAGGATTGTATTTTTGTCTAACCTTAGGGATTCTTCCAATAATATATCTTTGTCACATAACCAGTGCATGTATTCAGGGCCTACGTTAAACCAAAAATTGTCATCTTCTTTTTTACAGCTTAGATTTGACCAAAAGTTACTCATATTTGACCTTAAGAAAGCCTTTAATATGTTATCCTTAACAGAAACTGATCAGTCCAAGTTGTTATTTTTTTGGTACAAAAATGTGAATCAAGGCGATTTTTCCTTATtggcttttaagaatgtaagattaccttttggccttagatgtagtccctttttattaatgattttattatattaCATACTTGTTTTACAACCTTCAGAGGATTCTCGAAtagcagatttaaagaaatctatctattccatgatttatatggacaatggggcCATTACTGCCAATACTTCAGAGGAGTTAGAGTGGTCGTATAAACAGCTTTCCAATATATTCAATCCCTATAAATTTGACATTCAGCAGGTTGTAACTAATGATTCAACTTTACAGGATGAAGTGGACCGCGAAGCCGAGGCAGCTACGCCTTTACGTAACAAGTTGTTTGGTTTAAACTGGGATCGATGttccgacgaaattttcactaaaccaatttttcttgatcccaatgctaatactaaaaggtctcttttacaaacaattgcttcacagtttgacctttttggttttaatatgccattgtttaaccgctgtagattgttcatgcatcaattacagtgtcaaaagaatttacattgggatcaaccattaacgcaagaattgcagagagaatggattaatatttgcaggcaaaccaacagagctcctcctttaaaaattgctaggtgtgttggtccacgagatggcagttatgatatttatattttttcagatgctAGTAAGGACATATTCGGTTGTGTACTCTATTTACAACATATTGAATCCAATCGCTTAAGCTTTATACATGCCAAAAACCGACTTGTAAATAAGCAACTTAAGAGTAAATCCATGCCCTCTCTGGAACTTAATGCAATACatttaagtgttgagtgtgctcttgagatttacaaagatttgtctggatctgcttgcttaaaacccttaaaggttaataatatttacgtatatactgattctctctgtgccttacattggctgaattctgctgccttgaaattggacaaattaaataaacattctccatttgtcgtaaacagacttcataatatacaaagaatgtgtgaaacggttcctataaaatttagctttatttcagggaaaaacaatcctgcggacataatcaccagatgtgtgtcatacaaccagttgcaaaattcttgctttttttcaggaccaaatttaagtataaatgaagttccagaattatcaactaccataccagcatttgagatgcccactgaggttcaagcaactccttccacagctcaggttattgaagttgctaacaatcttattgatattaataattattccaatttcaggaaacttgtattgatttttcgcagaattttcttagtggtgcacaagtggaagctgaaagcgaaaattgcttgctccccagtcgctaattactttgcccaggctataaattacttgttaaacaatgaacaaagaaagcattatcctgaggtatattcttacctacagcatggtcttaattccagaaaagacattcctcctattataacgcaacttaatgtatttttagattcacagggtcttctgagagttaagagtaaattcaaaaaatggaattatggcttaagtggaaattaccctttattattgcacccagacagtcatttgaccaaactaattatttgggatgcacacctcaaattattacattcaggatgttattctgtattaacagagctcagaaagcattattacatccctaaacatttctcagttgtgaaaaaggctcttaaacagtgtgttcattgtcgtaggtttaataatcgttacataaggttaaatcagaacttttacagagacttcagagcagatcctcctacggttcctttttctaatatatttatggactatctaggacccttcaatacgaaggatggaaaagagacccgtaaggtttggttactatgtattacctgtacttggtctagggcggttaacctcaaaatttgtaggagtttgaatgttgcagaatttttaagagcatttcagctacactgctttgagtacgggattcctcaactttgtattagtgatcttgggactcagttggtggcaggaggtaataccataacttccttcattagtgaccctcagacgcaattatattttgaggaaaataatgtaaaacccctctcctttcagcaatatttcaaaggctgcagtgaattgggatcattagtagaagtctgtgtaaaaatggtcaaaagattaatgtttggagcaattaagaatcttatattgacgtatgtagactttgaatttcttgtctgtaatattgtgcatctcattaatcgacgacctatagccttcaaagaagctgttcgtgctgagactgacaatgtgcccgaaccaataacgccggaacagctcgtgcgaggctatgaattgacttctctaaaccttatccctaatcttcaacctctttcagttgaagatccagaatttgaccctgataatcaaggtatttctcagaattacgtaaatttgtgtaaaattaggcagactttaatagagacctatcataatgaatttctaggtactctgattcagcaagcagttgacagGAAGGGGCGGTATCGTcccgttactcataaattactaaatgttggcgatgttgtattaattaaggaggaacataccaaaaggaataattatcctctaggcgtaattctagaagtttttaagaatgatttgggtgaaattacccatgctgttattaagaagggaaaaacaggccagacatcaaggttgcatgtaaataatattattccaatactagaaaacacaggaagtaccaattcagctactcctgatgttagtaattctgttacttcgtccttaaggcccaaaagaaaggctgctatattaagccaagaaaggacaagacagatgctttaatctttattcagtgtttgtatttttttgtatttaatttaattatttttacatttcttaaatgtatttttttttcttacaattgtcctgTTATATATGTTTCAGaatggaattttttcatttctgaaaaaatcccatcttcgcccctggactgtacaagatatttcatattttcacatggcgacaggaaagactagtaattattaagaatttggtatttcaattgccctactcttggtaccatcaaactgtctttcctgccgtccagtctttaaagatgggtagtttgctaactcctcctccttccatatgctttactcgagcgaaaacgccgacgaggaggcaggcagcctggccgtccgacagtgtcagagacagagacacagagacctcactcacctggaaaggtttccacatttttgatttgtccgacatgcctttcttaggctaaaggctattattgggatccctggtctacgtcaccctcttgtgaacatctgccaaaatccatctgcaacgcctttgtgcatggttcgacaatggtgagtaccaagaatatatagggcttatttttaaggttatcattgcgaactctcattgccttgtgttgcctatttcaagtttttcctgtctgtcatttttaaccttatgaagattagtaatagatttttatggtcaatgttttatatatcgtattctcttgtcctttcaggtgatttagctctcggactagtaactctagcttatttataaattcacgttcttaacacttgggtaagagaatcgtcaaatacattgtttcgaatggttatatttatgacgaattgtctcccatattacgaccgagcaaatttatattaggtttaccgttcatttcaggatggtgttcggtttcgatgtatcggcccttttatttccttcctgatactaatgtaaacctcagttgctcaattgtaaggtaattttaagtgggttattattccgatgggtatattcttctatataaatgaccatgacttttagatgctaatcttcttgaatatttctttacagacagcgagcgaagcagaacgaaggaaacgccctacgatttacgtgaattgccttgttctccaaccaactgtttgtaactccgttactacgttattttaaaggcttatttatgtaataaatatcatatttaattacatttttccttccaacctttattttaaaacacagatttttatggtgttctgcttataataataataataataataatgataataataataataataataattacaattttaataataataataataataataataataataattattattattattattattattattattattattattattattaaaattgtaattattattattattattattaataatattattaaaattattattattattattattataataataataataataataataataataataataataataataataataataaataataataataataataataataataataataataataataataataataataataataataataataataataataataataataataataataataataataattattattattattattattattattgttattattattattattattattattattgttattattattattatcattattattattattaataatattattattattatcattattattattattattattattattattattattattattattattattattattattattattattaaaattattattattattattattattattattattattattattattattattattaaaattgtaattattattattattattattaataatattattaaaattattattattattattattattattattattattattattattattattatattattattattattattattattattattattattattattattattattattattattatttttattattattattaaaattgtaattattaatattattattattattattaatattataattattattaaaattttaattattattattattatcattattattattattattattattattattattatcattattattattattattattattattattattattattattattattattattattattattgttattaaaattgtaattattattattattattattattattattattattattattattattattattattattattattattattattattattattattattattaaaattgtaattattattattattattattattattattattattattattattattattattattattattattattattattattattaaaattgtaattattattattattagtattaataatattattaaaattattattattattattataataataataataataataataataataataataataataataataataataataataataataataataataataataataataataataattattattattattattattattattattattattattattattattattattataataataataataataataataataataataataataataataataataataataataataataataataataataataataataataataataataataataataataataataataataataataataataataataattattattattattattgaaattattattattattattattaatattattattattactatttttattattattattaaaattgtaattattattattattattattattattattattaataatattattaaaattattattattattattattattattattaaaattattattattattattattattattattattaataataataataataataataataataataataataataataataataattattattattattaatattattattattattattattattattattattattattattattattattattattattattattattattattattattattattattattattattattattattattattaaaattgtaattattattattattattattaataatattattaaaattattattattattattattattattattattattaaaattattattattattattattattattattattattattattattattattattattattataataataataataatgataataataataataataataataataataataataataataagaataataataattacaattttaataataataataataataataataataataataataataataataataataataataataataataataataataataataataataataataataataataataataataataataataattacaattttaataataataataataataataattattattattattattattaaaattattattattattattattattattattattattaaaattattattattattattattattattaaaattgtaattattattataataatagttattattattattattattattattattattattattattattattattattattattattattattattattattattattattattattattattattattattattattataataataataataataattttaataataataataataataataataataataattttaataataataataataataataataataatttcaataatattaataataataataataataataataataattattattattattattattattattattattattattattattattattattattataat
This portion of the Palaemon carinicauda isolate YSFRI2023 unplaced genomic scaffold, ASM3689809v2 scaffold3233, whole genome shotgun sequence genome encodes:
- the LOC137636549 gene encoding uncharacterized protein — protein: MAAEAVTYDKDRSSPQCSLCSTVGNADKFHFIHKCPNFLSPTDKVLILKSRNGCVKCGQFNHVSGKCRFKFKRRCSSCNSWHMTYLCDRSQSPDRDSNNINNCKSKVETSPQISSGVAVLPTCHGDSILPTFSFKVGGTVYRGLKDSGSQSTFVTKKLAEENNLKIINSKVKLTVNGFNGNKEYFTEIVEVPVTIGDKSFIIYCLVVPNINVALKLPLLGRLVDKFQAQGVKLADHFLNKFSHEIDNVQLILGTDFAYCIAGTDTVFGGINSSMYTECHAGILLSGSIDLMIKNIDNLADKRVPTSAVSNPFECSSAIHIQSNSFLLNSKVDIFADDDVNNNFEVNCSFSVINERGMLMEKPLQQATDQLLESECNYYLNYDQNSYNDESIELNNQLVEFAIKTLRRRESDGRIIVPLLWNGKVSHLLSKNENLSKLILRSNLKRLKRHPERLQLVDQTIKEQLKAGIIEPIYDLEVFKSENPQHSFLPHMPIFKLDRDSTKCRIVFLSNLRDSSNNISLSHNQCMYSGPTLNQKLSSSFLQLRFDQKLLIFDLKKAFNMLSLTETDQSKLLFFWYKNVNQGDFSLLAFKNVRLPFGLRCSPFLLMILLYYILVLQPSEDSRIADLKKSIYSMIYMDNGAITANTSEELEWSYKQLSNIFNPYKFDIQQVVTNDSTLQDEVDREAEAATPLRNKLFGLNWDRCSDEIFTKPIFLDPNANTKRSLLQTIASQFDLFGFNMPLFNRCRLFMHQLQCQKNLHWDQPLTQELQREWINICRQTNRAPPLKIARCVGPRDGSYDIYIFSDASKDIFGCVLYLQHIESNRLSFIHAKNRLVNKQLKSKSMPSLELNAIHLSVECALEIYKDLSGSACLKPLKVNNIYVYTDSLCALHWLNSAALKLDKLNKHSPFVVNRLHNIQRMCETVPIKFSFISGKNNPADIITRCVSYNQLQNSCFFSGPNLSINEVPELSTTIPAFEMPTEVQATPSTAQVIEVANNLIDINNYSNFRKLVLIFRRIFLVVHKWKLKAKIACSPVANYFAQAINYLLNNEQRKHYPEVYSYLQHGLNSRKDIPPIITQLNVFLDSQGLLRVKSKFKKWNYGLSGNYPLLLHPDSHLTKLIIWDAHLKLLHSGCYSVLTELRKHYYIPKHFSVVKKALKQCVHCRRFNNRYIRLNQNFYRDFRADPPTVPFSNIFMDYLGPFNTKDGKETRKVWLLCITCTWSRAVNLKICRSLNVAEFLRAFQLHCFEYGIPQLCISDLGTQLVAGGNTITSFISDPQTQLYFEENNVKPLSFQQYFKGCSELGSLVEVCVKMVKRLMFGAIKNLILTYVDFEFLVCNIVHLINRRPIAFKEAVRAETDNVPEPITPEQLVRGYELTSLNLIPNLQPLSVEDPEFDPDNQGISQNYVNLCKIRQTLIETYHNEFLGTLIQQAVDRKGRYRPVTHKLLNVGDVVLIKEEHTKRNNYPLGVILEVFKNDLGEITHAVIKKGKTGQTSRLHVNNIIPILENTGSTNSATPDVSNSVTSSLRPKRKAAILSQERTRQML